A single window of Aspergillus oryzae RIB40 DNA, chromosome 8 DNA harbors:
- a CDS encoding uncharacterized protein (predicted protein): MPRVISGSLILLLTRGHVPVPGIDKMLDMTLEQSGIKRLVRGHPSGHPLNVGLPQGSIERVINKKIHEDVLYLLVVNLPCKKEVQESVNQLERLMKKNDVNADSHYIVAGGQFH, encoded by the exons ATGCCCAGGG TAATCAGCGGATCCTTGATCTTGCTGTTGACACGTGGTCATGTTCCTGTGCCTGGGATTGACAAGATGCTAGACATGACTCTTGAACAATCGGGAATCAAACGTCTGGTCCGAGGCCATCCCTCCGGTCACCCACTGAATGTTGGACTACCCCAGGGTAGCATTGAGCGTGTTATCAATAAGAAGATACATGAAGATGTTCTATATCTTTTAGTAGTGAATTTGCCATGCAAGAAAGAAGTGCAGGAGTCTGTTAATCAGTTGGAACGTCtaatgaagaagaatgaCGTCAATGCCGATTCGCATTATATTGTTGCCGGTGGACAATTTCATTAG
- a CDS encoding inorganic phosphate transporter (Na+/Pi symporter) → MIPAITAKYDWILAITSIAFVFSAFGNGANDVANSYATSVAARTLEMWQAGILATITEFVGAVALGSRVTSTIKSGIISPDRFMGKPGTFMLAMGCAEVGSAAWLMWATHFGWPVSTTQTVVGALVGVGFATQAEISWGWKSGSVSQIAASWGIAPAVACGFSAIIFGTLKYSVLERKDSFKWGMRLIPFYLSLTGAILALFIVVEAPTAPSLEEFGAGKAVGIILGVFFGCLLISYVFFVPYFHRRLVKQDPRIRVWHIPLGPWLLKDDCPIYWPGKGDSFVTNYYEDAHGEVRAGKKDTEKATDQKDTNISDVERTAESAMATPQIQPKKAIIGPHERFLQPVEHLTWFHPAKYWGWTKFILLQGVTRDVITHDSEHLRAVHARAHRYDDRVEHLWTYCQVVSAMMMSIAHGSNDVANAVGPWAGSYATYLSGAVNTKSETPVWFLVIAGLLLGAGFWFYGYNVLRAMGNKITQMSPTRGFATELGAAVTVLLASRLGLPVSTTQCLVGAATGVALMNFDAGAVNWRQLAFIFMGWVLTLPCAGLVAGLICLMALNAPHF, encoded by the coding sequence ATGATTCCCGCCATTACCGCCAAGTATGACTGGATTCTGGCAATCACCTCTATTGCCTTCGTCTTCAGCGCCTTCGGAAATGGTGCCAACGATGTGGCCAACTCATACGCAACGTCTGTGGCTGCCCGGACCTTGGAGATGTGGCAGGCTGGTATTCTTGCTACCATCACAGAGTTCGTCGGTGCCGTTGCTTTGGGTAGTCGTGTGACCTCTACAATTAAATCTGGCATTATCAGTCCCGACCGCTTCATGGGCAAGCCCGGCACCTTCATGCTAGCCATGGGCTGTGCAGAAGTTGGAAGTGCCGCTTGGTTGATGTGGGCCACGCACTTCGGGTGGCCGGTATCAACCACGCAGACCGTCGTCGGTGCCTTGGTCGGTGTTGGGTTCGCTACACAAGCAGAAATTTCTTGGGGATGGAAGAGTGGCAGTGTGTCCCAGATTGCAGCATCCTGGGGTATCGCCCCGGCTGTGGCTTGCGGCTTCTCAGCTATCATCTTCGGTACCCTCAAGTATAGCGTGCTGGAGCGTAAGGACTCTTTCAAGTGGGGCATGCGTCTCATTCCCTTCTACCTCTCCTTGACCGGAGCTATCCTCGCCCTCTTTATTGTTGTTGAGGCCCCTACCGCTCCTTCGCTTGAGGAGTTCGGTGCCGGCAAGGCCGTCGGTATCATCCTCGGCGTCTTCTTCGGCTGCCTCCTTATTTCCTacgtcttcttcgtcccctACTTCCACCGTCGCCTCGTAAAACAAGACCCTCGCATCCGAGTCTGGCACATTCCTCTCGGACCCTGGCTGCTCAAGGATGACTGCCCCATCTATTGGCCTGGCAAGGGTGACAGCTTCGTCACCAACTACTATGAAGATGCCCATGGCGAAGTCCGCGCCGGCAAGAAGGACACCGAGAAAGCAACCGACCAGAAAGACACGAACATTTCCGACGTCGAGCGCACTGCCGAATCAGCCATGGCTACTCCCCAAATCCAACCGAAAAAAGCTATCATCGGTCCCCACGAGCGCTTCCTCCAACCCGTCGAACACCTCACCTGGTTCCACCCGGCCAAATACTGGGGCTGGACCAAAttcatcctcctccaggGTGTCACCCGGGATGTCATCACCCACGACTCCGAGCATCTCCGTGCCGTCCACGCCCGTGCCCACCGCTACGACGACCGCGTCGAGCATCTCTGGACCTACTGCCAAGTTGTCTCTGCCATGATGATGTCTATCGCACACGGCTCTAACGACGTCGCCAACGCCGTTGGTCCCTGGGCTGGTTCGTACGCCACCTACCTCTCCGGTGCGGTGAACACCAAATCGGAAACTCCCGTCTGGTTCCTCGTCATTGCTGGTCTGCTCTTGGGTGCCGGATTCTGGTTCTATGGCTACAACGTGCTACGGGCAATGGGTAACAAGATTACCCAAATGTCGCCCACTCGTGGGTTTGCCACTGAGCTAGGAGCTGCTGTTACCGTCCTCTTGGCGTCGAGACTGGGTCTCCCTGTTTCTACCACACAGTGTCTTGTTGGAGCCGCTACCGGTGTGGCTCTCATGAACTTTGATGCGGGAGCAGTGAACTGGCGTCAGCTTGCATTCATCTTCATGGGCTGGGTTTTGACCTTGCCTTGTGCTGGATTGGTTGCTGGGCTGATTTGCTTGATGGCTTTGAATGCCCCGCACTTTTAG
- a CDS encoding pepsin-like aspartic protease (predicted protein): protein MKLIQLSSVLHFTALSSALTLPLNRRSPCEEETSHNAPLLATLGGSVFDVDVTIGADNQTFKLLVDTGSSDTYIMQDGFTCINATDNQIIAPEDCKYGPETYHVSSSYEQVPDQNFGIEYGAGLASGVMAYETITIADVTVRTKLAFADRSHPMGDGVNNGLLGLGYPSLTSAHPGTFTPNDTYFYNRAVYNPVVNEMYEQGLIEEPYFSIALAHTARDSTGAFGGYISLGELPPVELTSEFTTVPVEIMENIPINITSDKRQISYWAFTTPAVKYGPAEEEEDALVVDHTPFQLFIDTGNEFSILPTAVVDPVNTRFEPPAVYNDELKAYIVDCGAKPPVFGVVVGNQTFYHAPEDLIYDTGNGYCVSTLVPSEKNGRPVLVINILGVPFFKNLVAVFDFGKDEMRFARVSNGYFL, encoded by the coding sequence atgaagctcaTCCAACTATCATCAGTTCTTCATTTCACTGCTCTCAGCTCGGCTTTGACTCTTCCGTTAAACCGTCGCTCCCCCTGCGAAGAGGAAACGTCCCACAATGCTCCCCTCCTTGCAACTCTAGGCGGCAGCGTCTTCGACGTTGACGTGACTATTGGGGCTGACAACCAGACCTTTAAGCTGCTCGTCGACACAGGGAGCAGTGATACATATATTATGCAGGACGGCTTTACTTGTATTAACGCCACTGATAATCAGATCATCGCCCCAGAAGACTGCAAGTATGGTCCAGAAACATACCATGTCTCGTCAAGCTACGAGCAAGTCCCCGACCAAAACTTTGGAATCGAATACGGTGCCGGCTTAGCCAGTGGTGTCATGGCCTACGAGACTATCACTATAGCGGATGTTACCGTGCGTACAAAGCTTGCATTTGCCGACCGCTCTCACCCGATGGGCGACGGGGTGAACAACGGACTCCTCGGTCTAGGCTACCCCAGCTTGACCTCGGCTCATCCGGGCACTTTCACCCCCAATGACACCTACTTCTATAACCGGGCCGTGTACAACCCCGTCGTCAACGAAATGTACGAGCAGGGCTTGATAGAAGAGCCGTACTTCAGTATCGCGTTGGCTCACACCGCACGCGACAGTACCGGAGCGTTTGGCGGCTATATCAGCCTTGGCGAACTCCCACCAGTGGAACTGACGAGTGAATTTACCACCGTCCCTGTGGAAATCATGGAAAACATCCCAATAAATATTACCTCCGACAAGCGACAGATCTCCTACTGGGCTTTCACTACCCCGGCCGTCAAATACGGGccagcggaagaagaagaggatgccCTCGTAGTCGATCACACCCCCTTTCAGCTCTTTATCGACACCGGAAACGAATTCTCTATTCTCCCTACTGCGGTTGTAGACCCGGTTAATACACGGTTCGAGCCTCCTGCGGTGTACAACGATGAGCTGAAGGCTTACATTGTTGACTGTGGGGCCAAGCCACCTGTGTTTGGTGTGGTTGTGGGAAACCAGACCTTCTACCATGCTCCGGAAGATCTCATCTACGATACTGGAAACGGATATTGCGTCTCTACCTTGGTCCCCtcggagaagaatggaaggcCCGTCCTTGTGATCAATATTCTGGGAGTTCCTTTCTTCAAGAACCTTGTTGCCGTGTTCGATTTCGGAAAGGATGAGATGCGGTTTGCTCGGGTCTCGAACGGATATTTTCTTTAA
- a CDS encoding nitroreductase family protein (predicted oxidoreductase related to nitroreductase) codes for MSKGSASLLAALANRRSYYALRRESPIPDSKIQSILGSIMHKTPSAFNSQTTRTILLLNQEHEKLWNITKDVLLARIGPERFKPTGAKLDGFKGAYGTVLFYEDQPVIEDLKAKFPLYAENFEPWSEHTSGMHQLMAWVALEEEGFGANLQHYNPIIDEKVAANWNVPASWKLRAQLVFGVPEGDRPAEKEKKELGEVLKVYGAKI; via the coding sequence ATGTCAAAAGGCAGTGCTTCCCTCCTCGCCGCCCTGGCCAACCGGCGCTCCTACTACGCGCTGCGCCGCGAATCACCCATCCCAGACAGCAAAATCCAATCCATCCTCGGCTCAATAATGCACAAAACCCCATCCGCCTTCAACTCCCAGACCACGCGcacaatcctcctcctcaaccaagAACACGAGAAACTCTGGAACATCACCAAGGACGTATTATTGGCGCGCATCGGACCCGAGCGATTCAAACCGACGGGAGCGAAGTTGGACGGGTTTAAGGGGGCGTACGGCACCGTACTGTTCTATGAAGATCAGCCGGtgattgaagatctgaagGCCAAGTTTCCCCTCTATGCGGAGAACTTCGAGCCTTGGTCTGAGCATACGAGTGGCATGCATCAGTTGATGGCTTGGGTTgcgttggaggaggaggggttcGGGGCTAATTTGCAGCATTATAACCCTATCATTGATGAGAAGGTTGCGGCGAATTGGAATGTGCCGGCTAGTTGGAAGTTGAGGGCGCAGCTTGTGTTTGGGGTTCCCGAGGGGGACAGGCcggcggagaaggagaagaaggagctgggggAGGTGTTGAAGGTTTATGGGGCGAAGATTTGA
- a CDS encoding RTA1 domain-containing protein (predicted protein) yields MSGNDDGGIDFKLYRYTPSLVAAVIFIVLFTLTTAYHLWQTVRPRCWYFLVFVTGGIFQIIGYICRALAHSNKENVPIYAVGTIMILLAPPLYAASIYMTLGRLIGYLDAERLSPVSTKWLTAIFVTGDVIAFLAQGAGGGIMASGTISAMNTGENVTIAGLCVQLVFFSVFIIVATIFHYRIRKNPTSRSAGTSIFPRHWREATWETVMLGLYGASVLILIRSIFRLIEYAQGNDGYLISHEVFMYVFDATLMFITMVGMSLFHPSKVLSPLAKAEASLDRSYTMTTELRDEPV; encoded by the exons ATGAGCGGTAACGACGATGGCGGAATCGACTTTAAATTGTACCGCTATACACCGTCCCTCGTCGCAGCAGTTATCTTTATTGTTCTATTCACCCTAACAACCGCCTACCACCTTTGGCAGACTGTTCGCCCGAGATGTTGGTACTTTTTAGTCTTTGTGACAGGTGGGATTT TCCAGATAATAGGATACATCTGTCGCGCGCTAGCCCATTCTAACAAGGAAAACGTACCCATCTATGCCGTGGGAACTATCATGATTCTTCTTGCGCCCCCTCTTTATGCTGCCTCAATATACATGACTCTGGGCCGCCTCATCGGATATCTTGATGCAGAGAGATTAAGCCCAGTATCTACCAAATGGCTGACAGCAATTTTCGTCACCGGTGATGTGATCGCATTCCTCGCTCAAGGAGCAG GCGGCGGAATCATGGCAAGCGGCACCATCAGCGCAATGAACACGGGTGAGAACGTCACAATCGCAGGTTTATGCGTGCAACTGGTCTTCTTTAGCGTATTCATCATTGTCGCTACCATCTTCCATTATCGCATTCGCAAGAATCCAACTTCCAGATCCGCGGGAACTTCCATCTTTCCTCGTCATTGGCGCGAGGCTACCTGGGAAACTGTGATGTTAGGGCTATACGGCGCCAGTGTTCTGATTCTCATTCGATCGATCTTCCGCCTGATCGAGTATGCACAGGGCAACGATGGGTACCTAATCAGCCACGAGGTATTCATGTACGTGTTTGATGCGACGCTCATGTTCATCACTATGGTGGGAATGAGTTTGTTCCATCCTTCGAAGGTTTTGAGTCCGTTGGCGAAGGCGGAAGCGTCTTTGGACAGATCCTATACGATGACCACCGAGCTGCGCGATGAGCCTGTATGA
- a CDS encoding vWA domain-containing protein (predicted protein), translating to MEDSHPAEAEQHDLLLVVDATASMSSFLASLRASLRQIVSMSVLTRCFSRIGLLAYRDYSAPNLLQWSGWYDTSQNATGTQPDLLEIAASLRTEGNYDTPEAAKTGLAKAYEVMRPDAKTVILFYTDAPPHMAGNAQLPDLWRIEDNGISEREALSDPTSYGGYGPVFKDWVSACNLLREGEKKAQVFCLLQPGMSHSFVSYYNYLCTMTQGSCIVLHGDLPSVITKVTIGSSVDLDGIRQAGC from the coding sequence ATGGAGGATTCACACCCCGCCGAGGCAGAGCAACACGATCTGCTACTCGTGGTCGATGCAACAGCTTCCATGAGTAGCTTCTTGGCGTCACTCAGAGCATCCCTTCGTCAGATAGTATCCATGTCGGTGCTCACCCGCTGTTTCTCGCGAATTGGATTATTAGCCTATCGTGACTACAGCGCCCCGAACCTGCTGCAATGGTCTGGATGGTACGATACTTCGCAGAATGCGACGGGTACCCAGCCCGACCTACTCGAGATTGCTGCGTCTCTTCGAACAGAAGGAAACTATGACACCCCCGAAGCGGCAAAGACAGGCCTCGCGAAAGCCTACGAAGTCATGCGTCCGGATGCCAAAACAGTGATTCTTTTCTATACGGACGCCCCCCCTCATATGGCTGGCAATGCTCAACTGCCAGATCTGTGGCGAATAGAGGATAATGGTATAAGCGAACGCGAAGCCCTATCGGATCCTACGAGTTATGGTGGCTATGGCCCGGTGTTCAAGGACTGGGTTTCCGCATGTAACCTGCTACGAGAAggcgagaagaaggctcaagtcttttgtcttctccaGCCAGGCATGTCCCATTCTTTTGTTAGCTACTATAATTATCTTTGTACCATGACACAAGGCTCGTGCATCGTATTGCATGGTGATCTCCCTTCGGTCATCACCAAGGTGACCATTGGAAGTTCTGTTGACCTGGATGGGATTAGGCAAGcaggctgttga
- a CDS encoding Zn(II)2Cys6 transcription factor (predicted protein), with amino-acid sequence MPPRRSHKKSRNGCDQCKKRRVKCDEADPCLNSPGTSLAEISARTDAALRVFQRNLTDTAYFVREWNGQDPELMHHYCISTCTTLSDEEDVRHVWRTEIPKIAYSYEFLMHGILSLSALHLSYVKPEKHSHYLTSSTFHMALGLQTFRTILRKPTAENCFALFAFSSVIMVWICAVPTDSKDAQPLSSVIEMFNLCRGITTLLEFFPLINKSCLGPLMARDWSEKRGTPLRLFNGLDGQISRLRYRLTVEVLAEEERSVLEHAITELEKTCQRIEHARTLSASGMIYIWPIVVRVGFISLIEQRQPFALVLLACYCTQLHVFRRFWVLERRAESLLSEVLEVMPPEYADLLDWPRQFCLHGPDLERWCVLNPSSEGIVQ; translated from the exons ATGCCGCCCCGGAGATCTCATAAGAAGTCTCGCAATGGTTGCGACCAATGCAAAAAAAGGAGAGTGAAG TGCGATGAAGCCGATCCATGTTTAAATT CTCCTGGTACATCTCTTGCCGAGATATCCGCACGGACAGATGCCGCATTAAGGGTCTTCCAGCGCAACTTAACAGATACGGCATACTTCGTGCGCGAGTGGAACGGTCAAGATCCCGAACTAATGCACCATTACTGCATCTCCACATGTACTACCTTatcagatgaagaagatgtcCGCCACGTGTGGAGAACTGAGATTCCGAAAATCGCTTATTCCTATGAGTTTCTCATGCATGGAATCTTATCGTTATCCGCACTACATCTGTCATATGTGAAGCCCGAAAAACACAGTCATTACCTCACCAGCTCCACTTTCCATATGGCTCTAGGACTCCAGACCTTCCGAACTATACTTCGGAAACCAACGGCGGAGAACTGCTTTGCGCTCTTCGCATTCTCGAGCGTCATCATGGTCTGGATATGTGCTGTTCCGACCGACTCGAAGGATGCACAGCCTCTGAGCAGTGTAATTGAGATGTTCAACCTCTGTCGTGGTATCACTACCCTCCTTGAGTTCTTTCCATTGATTAATAAGTCTTGTCTTGGGCCACTAATGGCTCGAGATTGGAGTGAGAAACG GGGTACACCACTCCGTCTATTCAATGGCCTTGATGGCCAGATCAGTAGGCTCAGATATCGGCTTACAGTCGAAGTactcgcagaagaagaaagatcaGTCTTGGAGCATGCCATCACTGAACTGGAGAAAACCTGCCAACGTATTGAACATGCCCGCACACTCTCTGCAAGCGGTATGATTTATATTTGGCCGATTGTCGTCCGCGTCGGGTTCATTAGCTTGATCGAGCAGAGGCAGCCTTTTGCTCTTGTGTTGCTAGCTTGCTACTGCACACAGTTACACGTTTTCCGGCGTTTTTGGGTCTTGGAAAGACGTGCAGAATCGCTCCTGTCCGAGGTCTTGGAAGTTATGCCACCTGAATACGCAGATCTTCTGGACTGGCCACGGCAATTTTGCTTACATGGTCCAGATTTGGAGAGATGGTGTGTCCTTAATCCAAGCTCGGAGGGAATAGTCCAGTGA
- a CDS encoding uncharacterized protein (predicted protein), translating to MESISDPPPPYSESPISNTPEQETLPPTTLILSNKSIHTETAPSTPLYQVSQDISSLPQKFTSVKFERLETSTPLKPESKSTEPEKKHIFYLAHPAHAQYRKDVPAYYITSVSPGSLGNIRFEVSKSRFQKIDFRALLSPRKTMEDKPLFCEDVETTLFSAKMKWTGGGYRWTDARGMEVAFEGGKGEGSKLVVTASMDQDMRDALIALWVLRICGMVAAHGVWKNGFRPREDVRSVGGSWCTWWRWRLIANGSWSEIIIKRFMSFV from the exons ATGGAATCGATCTCGGATCCGCCCCCTCCCTACTCCGAGTCCCCAATATCAAACACTCCCGAACAAGAAACTTTACCTCCAACTACCCTCATCCTATCAAACAAGTCCATCCACACGGAAACCGCCCCCTCAACGCCCCTCTACCAAGTATCCCAAGACATATCATCTCTACCCCAAAAGTTCACATCAGTAAAATTCGAACGGCTAGAAACGAGCACACCATTAAAACCCGAAAGCAAATCTACGGAACCAGAGAAGAAGCATATATTCTACCTTGCTCACCCGGCGCATGCACAGTACCGGAAAGATGTTCCCGCTTATTACATTACGTCTGTTTCCCCTGGGTCTCTGGGTAATATTCGCTTTGAGGTGAGTAAGTCGCGGTTTCAGAAGATCGACTTCAGGGCGCTTCTTAGTCCGAGGAAGACAATGGAGGATAAGCCGTTGTTTTGTGAAGATGTGGAGACAACTTTGTTCTctgcgaagatgaagtggacTGGAGGTGGGTATAGGTGGACCGATGCTCGGGGTATGGAGGTAGCGTTtgagggagggaagggtGAAGGATCGAAGTTGGTTGTTACGGCATCTATGGACCAGGATATGAGGGATGCGCTGATTGCTTTGTGGGTTTTGAGGATATG CGGCATGGTTGCCGCCCACGGCGTATGGAAGAACGGATTTAGGCCTCGCGAAGACGTCAGGAGCGTTGGGGGCTCTTGGTGCACTTGGTGGAGGTGGCGCTTGATCG CAAACGGGTCTTGGTCGGAGATCATAATAAAAAGATTCATGAGCTTCGTATAA
- a CDS encoding Rcat domain-containing protein (predicted protein) gives MEKYTHKKGSPVDDFAKSWVTDPSYQELAVKHLKHIITEDVSVIALNAVFATLWRNICNDRTHPARSELLDAFSLHVSRIRNDEDRSRMTEWLEASYDYSGEVAELINSVPEAERFPCVCLDPTLTFERSSPIDDGRGQQETVGITKFTRAELLEIGRSCHPDILRRLSRVLTQLTYIESPADLPDHLATMTNWEVPRIPMALAKDDYRRRFWQILLHVVVPGTMLSSRPASILAAFALRLGITPLISAAEIEVLAMRDRWNNIEAPEIWTVSCMSLLIDADRKYQQLHALEQAMDDAGEFTAAVVKPPTLLKPSDRELFEKLIAYRFLELNLHTTVTAQIGWKPEKTTLPIGPLVTCRTCQYPRSVTIMGSNEQCGMCLNSEFPEAYGATKEDTEQTPMTWVECCTPTCRAQYVVYGVDKLRVRPKCYYCRARNASKSTEDVQHPLHDAPCVECNRCLSRIIWPEPYRPANFSEADFTCPACTAGRQTIVSEETSAAQLAGENTLSWLIKDSLQPEGHVFSDRSLYHTVSTIGPDNFNSRITLFPVSDPRLTVRGKLVRNSESIISKLQGFVSRHRSGKVACSLCFSNFHPTALNSACGRRGCQERICKGCLSHWYGLNTAGRMINTAALACPFCRRFPSAKTLAKHGMGIHAVRNLQAAIQDRGTWIYAWCRACATAKPYLERVCVQGMPTEVTNWRCEDCCVPQTTRVRPCPGCGVMTEKISGCGHIKCEVEDCLTHWCYFCGDKFEEDAIYTHMNEAHGTIYDQEDELYSDVDD, from the coding sequence ATGGAGAAATACACCCACAAGAAAGGTAGCCCTGTCGACGATTTCGCCAAGTCATGGGTTACCGATCCATCATACCAAGAGCTAGCGGTGAAGCACCTGAAGCATATTATCACGGAGGACGTGAGTGTCATCGCTCTCAATGCAGTCTTCGCAACGCTCTGGCGCAACATCTGCAATGACCGGACCCACCCCGCACGATCTGAGTTACTCGACGCATTCAGCTTACACGTAAGCCGAATAAGGAACGATGAGGATCGCTCACGGATGACGGAATGGTTAGAGGCGTCATACGACTACTCTGGAGAAGTTGCAGAACTTATCAATAGTGTCCCAGAGGCCGAACGATTTCCCTGTGTTTGCCTCGATCCTACCCTCACTTTCGAGCGCTCCAGTCCCATTGACGACGGGAGGGGCCAGCAGGAGACGGTGGGTATTACCAAGTTCACGAGGGcagagcttctggagatAGGCCGGTCATGCCACCCAGACATCCTTCGCCGTCTAAGTCGGGTTCTAACCCAGCTGACTTACATTGAGAGTCCAGCCGACTTGCCTGACCATCTTGCGACTATGACGAATTGGGAAGTCCCACGGATTCCCATGGCTCTCGCTAAAGACGATTATAGACGCCGTTTTTGGCAAATCCTACTGCATGTTGTTGTCCCGGGTACTATGCTGTCGTCTCGGCCGGCCTCCATTCTGGCTGCCTTTGCTTTGAGACTGGGCATCACACCTTTAATTTCCGCGGCTGAAATTGAGGTACTAGCTATGAGAGATAGGTGGAATAACATAGAAGCACCAGAAATATGGACAGTTTCGTGTATGTCCCTACTCATTGATGCTGATCGTAAGTACCAACAGCTGCACGCATTGGAACAGGCAATGGACGATGCTGGGGAATTCACTGCTGCAGTGGTCAAGCCACCGACGCTTTTGAAACCCAGTGATCGAGAGCTTTTCGAGAAGTTGATCGCTTACCGGTTTTTGGAGCTGAATCTCCACACAACGGTTACCGCTCAGATTGGATGGAAGCCCGAAAAGACGACATTGCCCATCGGGCCTCTCGTAACTTGTCGGACCTGTCAGTATCCACGATCAGTCACCATCATGGGCTCGAATGAACAGTGTGGCATGTGTCTAAATTCGGAGTTTCCCGAGGCGTACGGCGCTACAAAGGAGGATACCGAGCAGACGCCAATGACATGGGTAGAATGCTGCACCCCAACCTGTAGGGCACAATATGTGGTATATGGCGTCGACAAGCTACGGGTCCGGCCGAAATGCTACTACTGCAGAGCACGCAACGCTTCAAAATCTACAGAGGACGTACAGCACCCACTCCATGATGCGCCCTGTGTGGAATGCAATCGGTGCCTGAGTCGGATTATCTGGCCGGAACCATATCGTCCCGCTAACTTCTCTGAGGCTGATTTTACTTGCCCAGCGTGTACGGCAGGCCGGCAGACAATAGTCAGCGAGGAGACCAGTGCAGCGCAGCTGGCTGGAGAGAACACGCTGTCCTGGCTCATTAAAGACTCGCTGCagccagaaggccatgttTTCAGCGACCGCTCCCTTTACCACACCGTTTCAACAATCGGGCCCGATAACTTTAACTCCCGTATCACACTTTTCCCGGTGTCAGACCCACGTCTCACAGTGCGAGGCAAGCTTGTTCGGAATAGTGAGTCAATAATCTCCAAACTACAGGGTTTCGTATCCCGACATCGTTCTGGGAAAGTCGCCTGTTCCCTCTGCTTCAGCAATTTTCATCCCACAGCGCTCAACTCCGCCTGTGGACGTCGAGGGTGTCAGGAGCGGATCTGCAAGGGCTGTCTATCGCACTGGTATGGCCTCAATACAGCTGGTAGAATGATTAACACGGCCGCCCTCGCATGTCCATTTTGTCGACGGTTTCCCTCCGCCAAGACACTGGCTAAGCATGGAATGGGGATTCATGCCGTCAGAAATCTTCAAGCTGCAATCCAGGATCGTGGAACGTGGATCTACGCCTGGTGCCGGGCTTGTGCTACAGCGAAACCATACCTAGAACGAGTTTGTGTCCAGGGAATGCCAACAGAGGTCACTAACTGGCGCTGCGAAGACTGCTGTGTGCCGCAAACTACTCGAGTCAGACCATGTCCAGGGTGTGGAGTCATGACGGAAAAGATCAGTGGATGCGGTCACATCAAGTGTGAAGTGGAAGATTGCCTCACGCATTGGTGTTACTTCTGCGGTGACAAattcgaggaagatgccATCTACACTCATATGAATGAAGCACACGGCACAATATATGATCAGGAAGATGAGCTTTATTCTGACGTTGACGACTAG